In Tripterygium wilfordii isolate XIE 37 chromosome 23, ASM1340144v1, whole genome shotgun sequence, one genomic interval encodes:
- the LOC119993570 gene encoding ubiquinone biosynthesis protein COQ9-B, mitochondrial-like: MYRTAVRRILSDATFSNARFRFPHLQTLIGGVSRFSTSASPPSFSNQSPNQDQIPFARVDNPNNTDSTTSSSTSSTAEGAGARRYQRQRPRVEYQDEQGRVLHASLPHVIMLGWTEEAMISGARDIGVSPAIVGTFPRKEAALVEFFMDDCLQRLVDRIDSGEDLHSLMPSQRISKLVRIRLEMQAPYISKWPQALSIQAQPPNIPTSFKQRAMLVDEIWHAFGDEASDMDWYVKRTILGGIYSTTEIYMLTDVSPDFRDSWAFLDERVKDAFDLKKTIQEAKYLAEAVGAGMGSSLQGFVNQVFQR, encoded by the exons ATGTACAGAACGGCGGTGAGGCGTATATTGTCGGATGCAACCTTTAGCAATGCACGCTTTCGATTCCCGCATCTCCAGACTTTGATTGGAGGCGTTTCTCGCTTTTCCACTTCTGCGAGTCCTCCGTCATTCTCTAATCAAAGCCCCAATCAAGATCAAATCCCCTTTGCACGCGTAGATAACCCTAACAACACAGATTCTACAACATCTTCCTCAACATCATCGACGGCCGAGGGAGCGGGAGCTCGTCGTTACCAGAGGCAGAGACCGAGAGTTGAGTACCAGGATGAACAAGGACGCGTGCTTCATGCTTCCCTCCCTCACGTG ATAATGTTGGGATGGACTGAAGAAGCCATGATTTCTGGTGCAAGAGACATTGGCGTGTCACCTGCTATTGTTGGCACTTTTCCAAGGAAAGAGGCTGCTCTAGTTGAG TTTTTCATGGATGACTGCTTGCAAAGGCTTGTCGATAGAATTGACTCAGGAGAGGATCTACATAGTCTGATGCCTAGTCAGCGCATCTCCAAGCTTGTGAGGATTCGTCTGGAAATGCAAGCACCTTACATATCGAAGTGGCCTCAAGCCCTTAGCATTCAG GCACAGCCACCAAATATTCCAACAAGTTTTAAGCAGCGAGCAATGTTGGTGGATGAGATATGGCATGCTTTTGGTGATGAAGCCTCTGATATGGATTGGTATGTGAAGCGCACTATCCTTGGAGGAATATACTCGACCACTGAGATCTACATGCTCACAGATGTTTCTCCAG ATTTTCGTGATTCGTGGGCATTCTTGGATGAGCGAGTGAAAGACGCTTTTGATCTGAAAAAGACGATCCAAGAG GCCAAGTATCTGGCAGAAGCTGTCGGTGCAGGAATGGGAAGCTCTTTGCAAGGATTTGTGAATCAAGTTTTTCAGAGATGA
- the LOC119993276 gene encoding auxin response factor 19-like: MKAPSNGFLANPAEGERRSINSELWHACAGPLVSLPPVGSLVVYFAQGHSEQVAASMQKEADFVPSYPNLPSKLICMLHNVTLHADPETDEVYAQMTLQPVSKYGKEALLASDMGLKQNRQPAEFFCKILTASDTSTHGGFSVPRRAAEKIFPPLDFSQQPPAQELVARDVHDNSWTFRHVYRGQPKRHLLTTGWSVFVSTKRLFAGDSVLFIRDEKSQFLLGIRPANRQQPALSSSVISSDSMHIGILAAAAHAAANNSPFTVFFNPRASPSEFVVPLAKYNKAMYTQPSLGMRFRMMFETEDSGVRRYMGTITGISDLDPVKWKNSQWRNLQVGWDESTAGDRPSRVSIWAIEPVVTPFYICPPPFFRPKFPKPPGMPDNESDIENAFKRAMPWLGDDFGMKDAPSSMFPGLNLVQWMSMQQNNQFPAAQSGFFQSMVPSTAINTNLSADEPSKLLNFQSPALPALNLQFNKANLQNQVNQLPQPPTAWTQQQQLQQLLQNPMTQQQQKRQQQRHQSQQTQPQPLSQPQQIQSQQLQQQQQPQQQIIFQATPVSNSVGVPYQMASQNVQQPAAYSQLHQQQPQLLTSSAQSDQSVPSSNKNSYQLTSLPQHLQLQQQTEQPPGLLQRHQQESQMQQSPVQLMQQNLSQRFPLPEVQNLSHQGLSEQHLQLLQKLQQQQQLLSPASSLEQTQMLQQKAQQMQQPPLLQNQQQVLSGNNFATSALMQSQPYPLNEHQNLQKPPATLRANSGLTDGDAPSCSTSPSTNNCQISSSNFLNKIQHGLPMVLGDSVADPASNLVQELQPKSDMRIKHVLPSSKGPDQQKFKGTMGDQLEASTSGTSYCLDGGTIQQNFSIPSFGLEGDFQSHPQNNLPFASNIDGLMPDTLLPRGYDSQKDLQNLLSNYGGTPRDIETELSTAAISSQSFGVPNIPFKPGCSGDVAINDTGVLANGLWSNQAQRMRTYTKVQKRGSVGRSIDGTRYKGYDELRHDLARMFGIEGQLEDPHSSDWKLVYVDHENDVLLVGDDPWEEFVSCVQSIKILSAAEVQQMSLDGDLGNIPVPNEAWNL, from the exons ATGAAGGCTCCATCTAATGGATTTTTGGCAAATCCTGCTGAAG GAGAAAGGAGGAGTATTAATTCAGAGTTGTGGCATGCTTGTGCGGGACCACTGGTGTCTTTGCCACCAGTTGGAAGTCTTGTAGTTTACTTCGCTCAAGGACACAGTGAGCAA GTTGCAGCATCAATGCAAAAGGAGGCTGATTTTGTACCCAGCTACCCCAACCTTCCTTCGAAGTTGATTTGCATGCTTCACAACGTCACATTGCAT GCTGATCCAGAAACCGATGAAGTCTATGCACAGATGACCCTTCAACCTGTAAGCAAA TATGGGAAGGAAGCATTGCTGGCATCTGACATGGGCCTCAAACAAAACAGGCAGCCTGCTGAGTTCTTTTGCAAAATTCTCACAGCAAGTGACACAAGTACTCATGGTGGTTTTTCTGTACCTAGAAGAGCTGCTGAAAAAATCTTCCCACCTCTG GATTTTTCACAGCAACCACCTGCGCAGGAGTTGGTAGCCAGAGATGTGCATGACAATTCTTGGACATTCAGACATGTTTATCGGG GGCAACCAAAAAGGCACTTGCTGACTACAGGGTGGAGTGTCTTTGTCAGCACAAAAAGACTCTTTGCTGGTGATTCCGTTCTATTTATAAG AGATGAGAAGTCTCAGTTTCTCTTGGGTATTCGGCCTGCTAATAGACAGCAACCAGCTCTTTCTTCATCGGTTATATCCAGTGACAGCATGCATATTGGAATACTTGCTGCCGCCGCTCATGCTGCTGCAAATAATAGCCCATTTACTGTGTTTTTTAACCCAAG GGCTAGTCCTTCTGAGTTTGTTGTCCCTTTAGCCAAGTATAATAAAGCAATGTACACCCAACCGTCACTTGGCATGAGATTCCGGATGATGTTTGAGACTGAAGACTCGGGGGTCCGCAGATACATGGGTACAATCACTGGTATCAGTGATTTGGATCCTGTGAAGTGGAAAAATTCACAATGGCGTAATCTTCAG GTTGGATGGGATGAATCAACAGCAGGTGATCGTCCAAGTCGAGTTTCAATTTGGGCAATTGAGCCTGTGGTAACTCCTTTCTACATATGTCCTCCTCCGTTTTTCAGACCCAAGTTTCCAAAACCACCAGGGATGCCAG ACAATGAGTCTGACATAGAGAATGCTTTCAAGAGAGCAATGCCTTGGCTTGGAGATGATTTTGGCATGAAGGATGCCCCTAGCTCAATGTTCCCTGGTTTAAATCTAGTACAGTGGATGAGTATGCAACAGAACAATCAGTTTCCAGCTGCTCAGTCAGGATTCTTCCAATCAATGGTTCCATCTACTGCGATAAATACTAACCTGAGTGCTGATGAGCCTTCTAAGCTGTTGAATTTTCAGTCCCCAGCTCTGCCTGCTCTGAATTTGCAGTTTAATAAAgcaaatctacaaaaccaagTCAACCAATTGCCACAACCACCTACAGCATGGACTCAACAGCAGCAGCTGCAGCAATTATTGCAAAATCCTATGACCCAACAACAGCAGAAGAGGCAGCAGCAAAGACACCAAAGCCAGCAAACACAGCCTCAACCGCTGTCGCAGCCACAACAAATACAATCACAACAGCTCCAGCAACAGCAACAACCACAACAACAAATCATATTTCAAGCCACTCCTGTAAGTAATAGTGTGGGTGTCCCTTATCAGATGGCAAGCCAAAATGTGCAGCAACCAGCTGCATACTCTCAGCTTCATCAGCAGCAGCCGCAGTTACTTACAAGCAGTGCCCAATCCGATCAAAGTGTTCCCTCTAGTAATAAGAATTCATATCAGCTAACATCCTTACCACAGCACTTACAGCTTCAGCAACAAACAGAACAGCCACCTGGCCTCTTACAGCGGCACCAGCAGGAAAGCCAGATGCAACAGTCCCCAGTACAGTTGATGCAACAAAACCTTTCACAGAGGTTTCCGCTGCCAGAAGTGCAAAATTTATCACATCAAGGCCTTTCTGAGCAACACCTACAGTTGCTACAGAAATTACAGCAGCAACAGCAATTACTCTCCCCAGCAAGCTCCCTTGAGCAGACTCAGATGCTGCAGCAAAAGGCCCAGCAGATGCAACAGCCACCGTTGTTACAGAACCAGCAGCAAGTGCTCAGTGGAAATAACTTCGCAACGTCAGCACTCATGCAATCACAACCTTATCCTTTAAACGAGCACCAGAATTTACAAAAACCACCTGCTACACTGAGAGCCAATTCTGGACTTACAGATGGGGATGCACCATCATGTTCGACCTCACCTTCTACTAATAATTGTCAGATTTCCTCGTCAAATTTCCTTAACAAAATCCAACATGGTTTACCCATGGTTCTGGGGGATTCAGTGGCTGACCCTGCAAGCAATTTGGTTCAAGAGCTTCAACCTAAGTCTGATATGCGGATCAAACATGTGTTACCCAGCTCCAAAGGACCTGACCAACAAAAGTTTAAGGGTACAATGGGTGATCAATTGGAAGCCTCAACTTCTGGAACATCATATTGTCTGGATGGAGGCACTATACAGCAAAATTTCTCAATCCCCAGTTTTGGTTTGGAGGGTGATTTCCAATCACATCCTCAAAACAATCTACCATTTGCATCGAATATTGATGGATTGATGCCTGACACATTGTTGCCAAGGGGATATGACTCTCAAAAGGATCTTCAGAACTTGCTGTCTAATTATGGTGGTACACCAAGAGATATTGAGACAGAGTTGTCCACTGCTGCAATAAGCTCCCAGTCATTTGGGGTGCCCAACATCCCATTTAAGCCTGGGTGTTCAGGTGATGTGGCCATCAATGACACGGGAGTTTTAGCGAATGGATTGTGGAGCAACCAGGCTCAACGTATGCGAACATATACAAAG GTTCAAAAACGTGGATCTGTTGGGAGATCTATTGATGGAACCCGATACAAAGGGTATGACGAGCTCAGGCATGATCTAGCGAGGATGTTTGGAATTGAAGGCCAGCTAGAAGATCCACATAGTTCTGACTGGAAACTAGTGTATGTTGATCATGAAAATGACGTACTTCTTGTTGGTGACGATCCTTGGGA GGAATTTGTGAGTTGTGTTCAGAGCATAAAGATACTATCAGCTGCCGAAGTTCAGCAGATGAGCTTGGATGGAGATCTGGGCAACATTCCAGTTCCCAATGAAGCAT GGAATTTGTGA
- the LOC119992941 gene encoding protein TIFY 10A-like isoform X1, whose product MSTATESSEFGEQKPAGRFPEKSSFSHKCSLLSQYLKEFGSFGDLSLGMTCNIEGNGNGKPEMLRRAATVLNLFPISEKPGEVLGQNNAKMLKPMNLFPETTGFHVFKEEELPKRADSCYAAGELQTAQMTIFYGGQVFVFNDFSADKMKEIMLLASEGNAQCGTTFPSTHRNIASKPVEARSLSPPNISPNFVNDLKQDCIQTPTQPLVSAVLPLTRKASLQSFLEKRRDRITARAPYQTRNPKAALSKLPVENNSWLGLLVPSPQ is encoded by the exons ATGTCGACCGCCACGGAAAGCTCGGAGTTCGGGGAGCAGAAGCCGGCGGGGAGGTTTCCGGAGAAGTCGAGCTTCTCGCACAAGTGTAGTCTATTAAGTCAGTACTTGAAAGAGTTTGGGAGTTTTGGAGATCTGAGTCTAGGAATGACATGCAACATTGAAGGAAACGGAAATG GAAAACCAGAGATGTTGAGACGGGCAGCCACagttttgaatttgtttccaATCAGTGAGAAACCAGGAGAGGTTTTGGGCCAAAATAATGCTAAAATGCTCAAACCAATGAATTTGTTCCCTGAAACAACTGGTTTCCATGTATTCAAGGAGGAGGAGCTCCCAAAAAGGGCTGATTCTTG TTATGCGGCAGGGGAGCTTCAGACTGCACAGATGACTATATTTTACGGTGGACAGGTGTTTGTGTTTAATGATTTTTCGGCCGACAAAATGAAAGAAATCATGCTCTTAGCAAGTGAGGGAAATGCGCAGTGTGGCACAACATTCCCTTCTACTCATCGGAATATCGCATCTAAACCTGTGGAAGCTCGCAGTCTGAGTCCTCCTAATATTTCCCCTAATTTTGTCAATGATTTAAAGCAAGACTGCATTCAAACTCCCACACAGCCTCTAGTTAGTG CAGTTCTACCATTAACAAGGAAAGCTTCCCTACAAAGTTttttggagaagagaagagatAG GATTACTGCAAGAGCTCCATACCAAACAAGAAACCCAAAGGCAGCTCTCAGCAAATTACCAGTTGAAAACAATTCCTGGCTGGGCTTGTTGGTTCCATCACCACAGTGA
- the LOC119993571 gene encoding sm-like protein LSM1B, with protein sequence MSWAGPEDIFLSTSLASYLDKKLIVLLRDGRKLLGLLRSFDQFANVVLEGACERVIVGDLYCDITLGLYVIRGENVVLIGELELDKEELPPHMTCVSAAEIKRAQKAEQDAMALKGSMRKRMEFLDFD encoded by the exons ATGTCGTGGGCTGGCCCAGAAGATATCTTCCTCTCCACTTCGCTTGCTAGCTATCTTGATA AAAAGCTCATTGTCTTGCTTCGAGATGGTAGAAAACTCTTGGGGTTGCTGAGGTCTTTTGATCAATTTG CGAATGTTGTTCTTGAAGGTGCATGCGAACGAGTTATTGTTGGTGACCTTTACTGCGACATCACCTTAGGCCTCTATGTAATCCGTGGGGAGAATGTTGTCTTGATTGGAGAGCTG GAACTTGATAAGGAAGAACTTCCTCCACACATGACTTGTGTGTCAGCTGCAGAGATTAAGAGG GCTCAAAAGGCTGAACAGGATGCTATGGCTCTGAAGGGCTCCATGAGGAAAAGAATGGAATTCCTGGATTTTGATTAA
- the LOC119992941 gene encoding protein TIFY 10A-like isoform X2: MSTATESSEFGEQKPAGRFPEKSSFSHKCSLLSQYLKEFGSFGDLSLGMTCNIEGNGNGKPEMLRRAATVLNLFPISEKPGEVLGQNNAKMLKPMNLFPETTGFHVFKEEELPKRADSCYAAGELQTAQMTIFYGGQVFVFNDFSADKMKEIMLLASEGNAQCGTTFPSTHRNIASKPVEARSLSPPNISPNFVNDLKQDCIQTPTQPLVSVLPLTRKASLQSFLEKRRDRITARAPYQTRNPKAALSKLPVENNSWLGLLVPSPQ, from the exons ATGTCGACCGCCACGGAAAGCTCGGAGTTCGGGGAGCAGAAGCCGGCGGGGAGGTTTCCGGAGAAGTCGAGCTTCTCGCACAAGTGTAGTCTATTAAGTCAGTACTTGAAAGAGTTTGGGAGTTTTGGAGATCTGAGTCTAGGAATGACATGCAACATTGAAGGAAACGGAAATG GAAAACCAGAGATGTTGAGACGGGCAGCCACagttttgaatttgtttccaATCAGTGAGAAACCAGGAGAGGTTTTGGGCCAAAATAATGCTAAAATGCTCAAACCAATGAATTTGTTCCCTGAAACAACTGGTTTCCATGTATTCAAGGAGGAGGAGCTCCCAAAAAGGGCTGATTCTTG TTATGCGGCAGGGGAGCTTCAGACTGCACAGATGACTATATTTTACGGTGGACAGGTGTTTGTGTTTAATGATTTTTCGGCCGACAAAATGAAAGAAATCATGCTCTTAGCAAGTGAGGGAAATGCGCAGTGTGGCACAACATTCCCTTCTACTCATCGGAATATCGCATCTAAACCTGTGGAAGCTCGCAGTCTGAGTCCTCCTAATATTTCCCCTAATTTTGTCAATGATTTAAAGCAAGACTGCATTCAAACTCCCACACAGCCTCTAGTTAGTG TTCTACCATTAACAAGGAAAGCTTCCCTACAAAGTTttttggagaagagaagagatAG GATTACTGCAAGAGCTCCATACCAAACAAGAAACCCAAAGGCAGCTCTCAGCAAATTACCAGTTGAAAACAATTCCTGGCTGGGCTTGTTGGTTCCATCACCACAGTGA